From a region of the Rhinopithecus roxellana isolate Shanxi Qingling chromosome 8, ASM756505v1, whole genome shotgun sequence genome:
- the GPR52 gene encoding G-protein coupled receptor 52: MNESRWTEWRILNMSSGIVNVSEHHSCPLGFGHYSVVDVCIFETVVIVLLTFLIIAGNLTVIFVFHCAPLLHHYTTSYFIQTMAYADLFVGVSCLVPTLSLLHYSTGVHESLTCQVFGYIISVLKSVSMACLACISVDRYLAITKPLSYNQLVTPCRLRICIILIWIYSCLIFLPSFFGWGKPGYHGDIFEWCATSWLTSAYFTGFIVCLLYAPAAFVVCFTYFHIFKICRQHTKEINDRRARFPSHEVDSSRETGHSPDRRYAMVLFRITSVFYMLWLPYIIYFLLESSRVLDNPTLSFLTTWLAISNSFCNCVIYSLSNSVFRLGLRRLSETMCTSCMCVKDQEAQDPKPRKRANSCSI; encoded by the coding sequence ATGAATGAATCCAGGTGGACTGAATGGAGGATCCTGAACATGAGCAGTGGCATTGTAAATGTGTCCGAGCATCACTCCTGCCCACTTGGATTTGGCCACTACAGTGTGGTGGATGTCTGCATCTTCGAGACAGTGGTTATTGTGTTGCTGACATTTCTGATCATTGCTGGGAATCTAACAGTTATCTTTGTCTTTCATTGTGCTCCACTGTTACATCATTATACTACCAGCTATTTCATTCAGACGATGGCATATGCTGATCTTTTCGTTGGAGTTAGCTGCTTGGTTCCTACTCTCTCACTTCTCCACTACTCCACAGGTGTCCACGAGTCATTGACTTGCCAGGTTTTTGGATATATCATCTCAGTTCTAAAAAGTGTTTCTATGGCATGTCTTGCTTGCATCAGTGTGGATCGTTATCTTGCAATAACCAAGCCTCTTTCCTACAATCAACTGGTCACCCCATGtcgcctgagaatttgcattatTTTGATCTGGATCTACTCCTGCCTAATTTTCTTGCCTTCCTTTTTTGGCTGGGGGAAACCTGGTTACCACGGTGACATTTTTGAATGGTGTGCCACCTCTTGGCTCACCAGTGCCTATTTTACTGGCtttattgtttgtttactttATGCTCCTGCTGCCTTTGTTGTCTGCTTCacttacttccacattttcaaaatTTGCCGTCAGCACACCAAAGAGATAAATGACCGAAGAGCCCGATTCCCTAGCCATGAGGTAGATTCTTCCAGAGAGACTGGACACAGCCCTGACCGTCGCTACGCCATGGTTTTGTTTAGGATAACCAGTGTATTTTATATGCTGTGGCTTCCCTATATAATTTACTTTCTTCTAGAAAGCTCCCGGGTCTTGGACAATCCAACTCTGTCCTTCTTAACAACCTGGCTTGCAATAAGTAATAGTTTTTGTAACTGTGTAATATACAGCCTCTCCAACAGCGTTTTCCGGCTAGGCCTCCGAAGACTGTCTGAGACAATGTGCACATCCTGTATGTGTGTGAAGGATCAGGAAGCACAAGACCCCAAACCTAGGAAACGGGCTAATTCTTGCTCCATTTGA